Proteins encoded in a region of the Clostridium butyricum genome:
- a CDS encoding D-2-hydroxyacid dehydrogenase yields the protein MVRVLTNDGLQAASIEALKALGVEVVNEHIEKEELGEKLKEFDAIVIRSATKLTADIFEAEKGGNLKLAIRAGVGIDNIDIPAGNEAGVTVKNTPAASSDSVAELALAHMFALARFVGIANVTMRNGEWNKKKYQGTEIGGKTLGIVGMGRIGQSLARKAEALGMKVVYTDLFGKNDSLAYDFLSLEEVLKVSDFISLHVPYDKNAGSLIGKKELALMKNTAFLIDCARGKVVEESALLEALDNEVIAGAGLDVFEEEPTKNTTLVNHPKVSVTPHIGAATNEAQTRIGEEVVSTIKEFFNL from the coding sequence ATGGTTAGAGTATTAACAAACGATGGTTTGCAAGCAGCATCAATTGAAGCTTTAAAGGCTTTAGGGGTAGAGGTTGTAAACGAACATATTGAAAAAGAGGAATTAGGAGAAAAATTAAAGGAATTTGATGCTATCGTTATAAGATCAGCAACAAAACTTACTGCAGATATTTTTGAAGCAGAAAAAGGTGGAAATTTAAAATTAGCTATAAGAGCAGGTGTTGGAATTGATAACATTGATATTCCAGCAGGAAATGAAGCAGGAGTTACTGTTAAGAATACTCCAGCAGCAAGTTCGGATTCAGTAGCAGAGTTAGCTTTAGCTCACATGTTTGCCCTTGCAAGATTTGTTGGTATAGCAAATGTCACAATGAGAAATGGTGAATGGAATAAAAAGAAATACCAAGGAACTGAAATTGGAGGAAAGACTCTAGGGATAGTTGGTATGGGAAGAATTGGACAATCTTTAGCTAGAAAAGCAGAAGCATTAGGAATGAAAGTTGTTTATACTGATTTATTTGGTAAAAATGATTCATTAGCATATGACTTTTTATCTTTAGAAGAAGTGTTAAAAGTTTCTGATTTCATTTCGCTTCATGTTCCATATGATAAAAATGCAGGATCATTAATTGGCAAGAAGGAACTAGCATTAATGAAAAATACAGCTTTCTTAATAGACTGTGCAAGAGGTAAAGTTGTTGAAGAATCTGCATTACTTGAAGCTCTTGATAATGAAGTAATAGCAGGAGCAGGACTTGATGTTTTTGAAGAAGAGCCAACAAAGAACACTACATTAGTTAATCATCCAAAGGTTAGTGTAACTCCTCATATTGGAGCTGCTACTAATGAAGCACAAACAAGAATTGGTGAAGAAGTAGTATCAACAATAAAAGAATTCTTTAACTTATAA
- the serC gene encoding 3-phosphoserine/phosphohydroxythreonine transaminase, producing MSRVYNFAAGPAVLPEEVLKEAAEEMLDYKGTGMSVMEMSHRSKAFEGIIQDAEKDLRDLMNIPDNYKVLFLQGGGSTQFAMVPMNLMKNKVADYIITGQWAKKAAAEAEKFGKVNRIASSADKTFTYIPDLKNIEISDDADYVYICHNNTIYGTTYHDLPDTKGKILVADMSSDILSEPIDVTKYGLIFAGVQKNIGPAGTVVVIIREDLITEDVLEGTPTMLQYKIHADNKSLYNTPPAYGIYICGKVFKHLKKLGGLEAMKKRNEEKAKILYDYLDSSELFSGTVVKEDRSLMNVPFVTGNEELDAKFVKEAKAAGIENIKGHRTVGGMRASIYNAMPIEGVKYLVEFMKKFEAENK from the coding sequence ATGTCAAGAGTTTATAATTTTGCAGCAGGACCAGCTGTATTACCAGAAGAGGTTCTAAAAGAAGCCGCAGAAGAAATGTTAGATTATAAGGGGACTGGAATGTCAGTAATGGAAATGAGTCATCGTTCTAAGGCATTTGAAGGAATAATCCAAGATGCTGAGAAGGATTTAAGAGATTTAATGAATATTCCAGACAATTACAAAGTATTATTTCTTCAAGGTGGGGGTTCAACACAATTTGCAATGGTACCAATGAATTTAATGAAGAATAAAGTTGCAGATTACATTATTACAGGGCAATGGGCAAAAAAAGCAGCAGCAGAAGCTGAAAAGTTTGGTAAAGTAAATAGAATCGCTTCTTCAGCGGATAAAACATTTACTTATATTCCAGATTTAAAAAATATAGAAATTAGTGATGATGCAGATTATGTATACATCTGCCACAATAATACAATCTATGGAACTACATACCATGATCTTCCTGACACTAAAGGTAAAATTTTAGTTGCAGATATGTCATCAGATATATTATCAGAACCAATAGATGTAACTAAGTATGGATTGATTTTTGCTGGAGTTCAAAAGAATATTGGACCAGCTGGTACTGTAGTTGTAATAATTCGAGAAGATTTAATTACAGAAGATGTACTTGAAGGTACACCAACAATGCTTCAATATAAAATACATGCAGACAATAAATCTTTATATAATACACCACCAGCTTATGGAATATATATTTGTGGTAAAGTATTTAAACACCTTAAAAAACTTGGTGGTTTAGAAGCTATGAAGAAGAGAAATGAAGAAAAAGCTAAAATTCTTTATGATTATCTTGATTCGAGCGAATTATTTAGCGGTACAGTTGTAAAGGAAGATCGTTCTCTAATGAATGTACCTTTTGTAACTGGTAATGAAGAATTAGATGCTAAATTTGTAAAAGAAGCTAAGGCAGCAGGAATCGAAAATATTAAAGGACACAGAACTGTTGGTGGTATGAGAGCAAGTATATATAATGCTATGCCAATAGAAGGTGTTAAGTATTTAGTTGAATTTATGAAAAAATTCGAAGCAGAAAATAAATAA
- a CDS encoding CHAP domain-containing protein, with the protein MRRAYVKKVILMTLMSLTVSMPVYAEWNKESDKWIWTENQEKSIGWKEIQNKWYHFDEKGHMNTGWIQDNDKWYMLNDDGTMVNDWKQINGKWYYFNDSGIMQSGWVKDNEKWYKFDDHGVMVTGWFEENEKWYHMSPSGIMDKGWKEIDDEWYMFDDHGIMLTGWIQDNDTWYYADSNGRLEKGSISIDGKSYTFAENGAMLSGANDQTTASSQEDYNKKAYVNTNSDFLNVRSEASTESSVVDKLARGTEVNIVGNIQNGFYPIVLNEKNAWVSSDWISFEKPTDIQSNTDKDKKPVEDHKENNGTVTLGGIRTTSPNLNDVHYYSDANIFYKVRLSPPFFNSSGEQIRGNCTWYAWGRAWELTGKPPIEANFIGNAYEWWESNKRTGKYKYGTEPKVGAIAVWNSSLPGSGGCGHVAVVEKIDNNKTYISESMWHGDCFKYQEIYSTQYLYGYIYLDEPNY; encoded by the coding sequence GTGAGAAGAGCATATGTTAAAAAAGTGATTTTAATGACATTAATGAGTCTGACAGTTTCTATGCCTGTCTATGCTGAATGGAATAAGGAAAGTGATAAGTGGATTTGGACGGAAAATCAAGAAAAATCTATAGGATGGAAAGAAATTCAAAATAAGTGGTATCATTTTGATGAAAAAGGGCATATGAATACGGGGTGGATTCAGGATAATGACAAATGGTATATGTTAAATGATGATGGGACTATGGTTAATGACTGGAAACAAATAAATGGTAAATGGTATTATTTTAATGATTCTGGTATCATGCAGTCTGGATGGGTAAAAGACAATGAAAAATGGTACAAGTTTGATGATCATGGTGTAATGGTAACTGGATGGTTTGAAGAAAATGAAAAATGGTATCATATGTCCCCTAGTGGAATTATGGATAAGGGATGGAAGGAAATTGATGATGAATGGTACATGTTTGATGACCATGGAATAATGCTTACCGGATGGATTCAGGATAATGATACGTGGTATTATGCTGATTCAAATGGAAGACTTGAAAAAGGTAGTATAAGTATAGATGGAAAAAGTTATACTTTTGCAGAGAATGGTGCTATGTTAAGTGGGGCAAATGATCAAACTACAGCATCATCTCAAGAAGATTACAATAAAAAAGCATATGTAAATACAAATAGCGATTTTCTTAATGTTCGCTCAGAAGCATCTACTGAATCTTCTGTAGTAGATAAATTAGCTAGAGGAACTGAAGTTAATATTGTAGGAAATATACAAAATGGTTTTTATCCTATAGTGCTTAATGAAAAAAATGCATGGGTAAGTTCTGATTGGATTAGCTTTGAAAAACCAACAGATATACAATCAAATACTGATAAAGACAAGAAGCCTGTTGAAGATCATAAAGAAAATAATGGCACAGTAACTTTAGGTGGAATAAGGACTACATCTCCAAATTTGAATGATGTTCATTACTATTCAGATGCGAATATATTTTATAAAGTAAGATTATCACCACCATTTTTTAATAGTTCAGGAGAGCAAATAAGAGGAAACTGTACATGGTATGCATGGGGACGTGCATGGGAATTGACTGGAAAACCACCAATAGAAGCAAATTTTATAGGAAATGCTTATGAATGGTGGGAATCAAATAAAAGAACAGGTAAATATAAGTATGGTACAGAGCCTAAAGTAGGAGCTATTGCTGTATGGAATTCAAGTTTACCAGGATCAGGCGGATGTGGACATGTTGCTGTAGTAGAAAAAATAGATAATAACAAGACATATATATCTGAATCTATGTGGCATGGGGATTGTTTTAAATATCAAGAGATCTACTCAACACAATATTTATATGGTTATATTTATTTAGATGAACCTAACTATTAA
- a CDS encoding pro-sigmaK processing inhibitor BofA family protein, with product MNEQYLLYGLVGIVALFLCIKLLKWPIKILINGIIGVVLLYVVNIITANLGVIGIHTNFVLPINPITALIAGFLGIPGVVVIALIVLFL from the coding sequence ATGAATGAACAATATTTATTATATGGCTTGGTAGGAATAGTAGCATTATTTTTATGTATAAAATTACTTAAGTGGCCAATAAAAATACTGATAAATGGAATAATAGGAGTTGTTTTATTATATGTAGTTAATATTATAACTGCTAATTTAGGAGTTATTGGAATACACACTAATTTTGTGTTACCAATTAATCCTATTACTGCATTAATAGCTGGATTTTTAGGAATTCCAGGAGTTGTGGTTATTGCTTTAATTGTGTTATTTTTATAA
- a CDS encoding DUF2508 family protein: protein MNRKKILGYLYNSTNSYELYEKLLDEMEEAKKEISAARSMFDNVSDATLIEVAIYSENVARKRYDYLLSIARSIDLQVGYDYIYEKNLKVME from the coding sequence GTGAACAGAAAAAAGATTCTGGGATACTTGTATAATAGTACAAATTCATATGAACTTTATGAAAAGCTATTAGATGAGATGGAAGAAGCAAAAAAAGAAATAAGTGCAGCACGAAGTATGTTTGACAATGTTAGTGATGCTACACTTATAGAAGTAGCTATTTACTCAGAGAATGTAGCAAGAAAAAGATATGATTATTTATTATCAATAGCAAGGTCTATAGATCTTCAAGTAGGATATGACTATATATACGAAAAAAATCTTAAAGTCATGGAGTAG
- the recR gene encoding recombination mediator RecR, protein MEFYPVAIEKLIEEFAKLPSIGKKTAQRLTLHVLNLPEDEVREFANALVKARGTIKYCSICGNFTDSDPCSLCSNPNRDKGMICVVEQPKDIMTMEKVKEYNGVYHVLHGNISPMQGRGPQDIRIRELVARMSADVKEVILATNPNIEGEATAMYISKVLKPLDVKVTRIAAGIPVGGDLEYADEVTLSKALEGRKEI, encoded by the coding sequence ATGGAATTTTATCCAGTAGCCATAGAAAAATTAATAGAAGAATTTGCAAAGTTGCCAAGCATAGGAAAAAAGACAGCGCAGAGATTAACTTTACATGTGCTTAATCTTCCAGAAGATGAAGTGAGAGAATTTGCTAATGCTTTAGTTAAGGCTAGAGGAACAATAAAGTACTGTTCAATATGTGGAAATTTTACTGATTCAGATCCCTGTTCTCTATGTTCGAATCCCAATAGAGATAAGGGAATGATATGTGTTGTTGAGCAACCAAAAGATATTATGACTATGGAAAAAGTAAAAGAATACAATGGAGTTTATCATGTATTACATGGAAATATATCTCCAATGCAAGGCAGAGGCCCACAGGATATTAGAATAAGAGAACTTGTTGCAAGAATGAGTGCAGATGTAAAAGAAGTAATCTTAGCTACAAATCCTAATATTGAAGGAGAAGCGACAGCTATGTATATTTCAAAAGTATTGAAGCCATTAGATGTAAAAGTTACTAGAATTGCAGCGGGAATACCTGTTGGAGGAGATCTTGAATATGCTGATGAAGTTACGTTATCAAAAGCTCTTGAAGGAAGAAAAGAAATATAA
- a CDS encoding YbaB/EbfC family nucleoid-associated protein codes for MARGGFPGGFGGGNMNNLMKQAQKLQKQMEDMQKEIETKEFEASVGGGAVVVKVNGKKEVSAINIKPEVVDPDDVEMLEDLVLTAVNEAMKKADEETSSKMGKLTGGMGGLF; via the coding sequence ATGGCAAGAGGAGGATTCCCAGGAGGCTTCGGCGGCGGAAACATGAACAATCTTATGAAGCAGGCTCAAAAGCTTCAAAAGCAAATGGAAGATATGCAAAAAGAAATTGAAACTAAGGAATTTGAAGCATCAGTAGGTGGCGGAGCTGTAGTTGTTAAAGTAAATGGTAAAAAAGAAGTTTCTGCTATAAACATAAAACCAGAAGTTGTAGATCCAGATGATGTTGAAATGCTTGAGGATTTAGTATTAACTGCTGTTAATGAAGCAATGAAAAAAGCTGATGAAGAAACTTCAAGTAAAATGGGTAAATTAACTGGTGGAATGGGTGGATTATTCTAG
- the dnaX gene encoding DNA polymerase III subunit gamma/tau encodes MGYTALYREWRPKTFDDVVGQEHITTTLKNEIINDRIAHAYLFCGTRGTGKTSTAKVMAKALNCLNLQDGEPCNECEMCKKINEGLAIDVTELDAASNNGIDKIRDIIDDTKYPPQEAKYKVYIMDEVHMLSVGAVNAFLKTLEEPPKNVIFILATTDPQKLPITILSRCQRFDFKRINHKEVSARLRRITEAQNIDCEDKSLDLIARVCDGAMRDALSILDQAIAMGENEIDYNDLVSILGLVTNEYLFDITNSIIERNIEKSMIIVDKLVYSGKDMQLFIKDLIAHFRNLLMIKVTTNPEEVLDMSLENITLVREQGRKIRVEEIMRDIRILQEAEANSKMSKQSRLYLELSIIKMCKIEYDTSNEVILSRMNRLEEDLKNGKVQIVSNSSVDESENYSNNTGTIRNDSNQKREATSSKKIENKISGNGEAVNEGFNTESKLTIDDVARAWAEILEMFKAMRARIIHASLITGKPYSFKNGVLTIGFNELYSQSKPRLENQQYRETVNEIFSKVLREKVIVNYTIIKEKEDLVDKEQMLKDKIEGIPFEVYDE; translated from the coding sequence TTGGGTTATACAGCATTATATAGAGAATGGAGACCAAAGACTTTTGATGATGTAGTTGGTCAGGAACATATTACTACCACATTAAAAAATGAAATTATAAATGATAGAATAGCACATGCTTATCTTTTCTGTGGAACAAGAGGTACAGGAAAGACATCTACTGCAAAAGTTATGGCAAAGGCTTTAAACTGTCTTAATTTACAAGATGGAGAGCCATGTAATGAATGTGAGATGTGTAAAAAAATTAATGAAGGATTGGCTATAGATGTTACTGAGTTGGATGCAGCATCGAATAATGGTATTGATAAAATAAGGGATATTATTGATGATACAAAATATCCGCCACAGGAAGCAAAATATAAAGTATACATAATGGATGAGGTTCATATGCTATCAGTTGGAGCTGTTAACGCATTTTTAAAGACCTTAGAAGAACCACCTAAGAATGTAATATTCATATTGGCTACAACAGATCCACAAAAGCTTCCAATAACAATATTATCAAGATGTCAGAGATTTGATTTTAAGAGGATTAATCATAAAGAAGTATCAGCAAGGCTGAGAAGAATAACAGAAGCTCAAAACATAGATTGTGAAGATAAAAGTTTAGATCTTATTGCAAGAGTTTGTGATGGAGCAATGAGAGATGCTCTAAGTATATTAGATCAGGCAATTGCAATGGGAGAAAATGAAATAGACTATAATGATTTGGTAAGTATCCTTGGTTTAGTAACTAATGAATATTTATTTGATATAACTAATTCTATAATAGAAAGAAATATTGAAAAATCGATGATTATTGTTGATAAGCTTGTATATTCAGGTAAGGATATGCAGCTATTCATAAAAGATCTTATAGCTCACTTTAGAAATCTTCTTATGATTAAGGTAACTACTAATCCAGAAGAAGTATTAGATATGTCTCTTGAAAATATTACATTAGTAAGAGAACAGGGGCGTAAAATAAGAGTAGAAGAAATAATGAGGGATATAAGAATTCTTCAAGAAGCAGAAGCTAATTCTAAGATGAGTAAGCAAAGCAGACTATATCTTGAATTATCAATAATAAAAATGTGTAAGATAGAGTATGATACTTCTAATGAAGTTATTTTATCAAGAATGAACAGACTAGAGGAAGATTTGAAAAACGGAAAAGTTCAAATAGTGAGTAATTCATCAGTGGATGAATCTGAAAATTATAGTAATAATACTGGGACTATACGTAATGATTCAAATCAAAAAAGAGAAGCTACTAGTTCTAAAAAAATTGAGAATAAAATATCAGGCAATGGTGAAGCTGTTAATGAAGGTTTCAATACTGAATCCAAACTAACAATTGATGATGTTGCAAGAGCGTGGGCTGAAATATTAGAAATGTTTAAAGCCATGAGAGCGAGAATAATTCATGCATCCTTAATAACAGGAAAACCATATAGTTTTAAAAATGGAGTACTAACTATAGGATTTAATGAACTATACTCACAAAGCAAGCCAAGGTTAGAAAACCAACAGTATAGAGAAACTGTAAATGAAATATTCTCTAAAGTACTTCGTGAAAAAGTTATAGTTAATTATACAATTATAAAAGAAAAAGAAGATCTTGTTGATAAAGAGCAAATGCTTAAAGATAAAATAGAAGGCATACCTTTTGAAGTATATGATGAATAA
- a CDS encoding VOC family protein: MSKKIIHHVCIQTNDYKNSLDFYNQILHFEIVQETKNFHNRDYNTWLKCGDFMIELQTPKNNIPLNNYSTLNEGIVHMCFFVDNIHSEYEKIKSCGYTKFKLKNDKEIYKVENGFLFKVIAPEGTEIEFRDSQI, encoded by the coding sequence ATGTCAAAAAAAATTATTCACCATGTTTGCATTCAAACTAATGATTATAAAAATTCATTAGATTTTTATAACCAAATACTCCATTTTGAAATAGTTCAGGAAACTAAAAATTTTCATAATCGAGACTATAACACATGGCTGAAATGTGGAGATTTCATGATTGAGTTACAAACACCTAAAAATAATATTCCACTAAATAACTATAGTACTTTAAATGAAGGAATTGTTCATATGTGCTTCTTTGTAGATAATATACACTCAGAATATGAAAAAATAAAGTCATGTGGATATACAAAGTTCAAATTAAAAAATGACAAAGAAATATATAAAGTTGAAAATGGATTTTTATTTAAAGTTATAGCACCTGAAGGTACTGAAATTGAATTTAGAGATAGTCAAATATAA
- a CDS encoding thymidylate synthase has protein sequence MSTYDDKYLSIAKDILENGYYDNNRTGMPTYKLPHQIMQFNLEKEFPILTTKFVAFKTAVKELLWIFKDQSNNVKDLQAQNVRIWDEWEMEDGTIGTSYGWVVKKFNQIDKLIDALKNNPQDRRMMLNLWQWEHLDGGALYPCCWATMWDVTDGRLNCMLIQRSGDLPLGVPFNTSQYAVLVHLLAQVTGLKPGLFTHVINNAHIYENQIEGMKTQLTRKDDAYDAPKLWINPEIKNFYDFTPDDIKLIDYKHHETIKMPVSV, from the coding sequence ATGAGTACATATGATGATAAATATTTATCAATTGCTAAAGATATACTAGAAAATGGGTACTATGATAACAATAGAACAGGAATGCCTACATACAAATTACCACATCAAATAATGCAATTTAATTTAGAAAAAGAATTTCCGATTTTAACAACAAAGTTTGTTGCTTTTAAAACTGCTGTTAAAGAACTTTTATGGATATTTAAAGATCAATCAAATAATGTTAAAGATCTTCAAGCTCAGAACGTACGTATCTGGGATGAATGGGAAATGGAAGATGGTACTATCGGAACTTCTTACGGATGGGTTGTAAAAAAATTCAATCAAATCGACAAACTAATTGATGCTTTAAAAAACAATCCTCAAGATAGAAGAATGATGCTTAACTTATGGCAATGGGAGCACTTAGATGGTGGTGCTTTATACCCTTGCTGTTGGGCAACAATGTGGGATGTTACTGATGGCAGACTTAACTGTATGCTTATCCAAAGATCAGGAGATTTACCACTTGGAGTTCCATTCAACACAAGCCAATATGCTGTATTAGTCCATTTATTAGCTCAAGTTACTGGACTTAAGCCAGGATTATTTACTCATGTAATAAACAATGCACATATTTATGAAAATCAAATTGAAGGTATGAAAACTCAATTAACAAGAAAAGATGATGCTTATGATGCTCCAAAACTTTGGATTAACCCTGAAATCAAAAATTTCTATGATTTCACACCAGATGATATAAAACTTATTGATTATAAACATCACGAAACAATAAAAATGCCTGTATCCGTTTAG
- a CDS encoding dihydrofolate reductase codes for MLSLIVAIAQNNVIGKDNKLIWHISEDLKRFKSITSGNTMLMGRKTFESLPGILPNRKHVIITRDDKYAVDSDQVDIISDLDSFIKNHENSEEEIFVIGGAEIYKQLLPHCKKLYLTKVHESFEGDTHFPEIDFSKYDIEYSSDKMIDEKNGLTYSFINLVRK; via the coding sequence ATGCTATCATTAATAGTAGCTATTGCACAAAATAATGTTATCGGAAAAGATAACAAACTAATCTGGCATATTTCAGAAGACTTAAAGAGATTTAAATCTATAACTTCTGGCAATACAATGCTTATGGGAAGAAAAACCTTTGAATCACTTCCTGGAATACTTCCTAATAGAAAGCATGTGATTATAACACGTGATGATAAATATGCTGTTGATTCTGATCAAGTTGATATAATTTCTGATTTGGATTCATTTATAAAAAATCATGAAAACTCTGAAGAAGAGATTTTTGTTATTGGTGGTGCAGAAATTTACAAACAACTTCTACCTCACTGCAAAAAATTATATTTAACTAAAGTCCATGAATCTTTTGAAGGTGATACACACTTTCCTGAAATAGATTTTTCTAAGTATGACATTGAATATTCATCAGATAAAATGATTGATGAAAAAAATGGGCTTACATATTCTTTTATTAATTTAGTAAGAAAATAA
- a CDS encoding fumarylacetoacetate hydrolase family protein yields the protein MKLLTFEYDNKESLGILVNNNKIYPIKKIGINYESMNELICNISDEEIKLLNNKIFEGFCDNDLISVEEVKKSAPIPIPAQDIICLGINYSAHAEESARYKKEAFEKDRKYPVYFSKRVNNATTDGDIIPLYDGLVDSLDYECELAVIIGKDAKNVSSDNAYDYVFGYTIMNDVSARNLQTRHKQWYFGKSLDGFTPMGPWIVTKDEFNEPPVLKICSRVNGELRQNSVTDLMITTISDAISELSQGMTLKAGTIIAMGTPAGVGMGFQPPKFLKSGDIVECEIEGIGCIKNTVR from the coding sequence ATGAAACTATTAACTTTTGAATACGATAACAAAGAAAGTTTAGGTATTTTAGTAAATAACAATAAAATATATCCTATAAAAAAGATTGGTATTAACTATGAATCTATGAATGAATTAATATGTAATATAAGTGATGAAGAAATTAAATTATTAAATAATAAAATTTTTGAGGGCTTTTGCGATAATGATCTTATATCTGTTGAAGAAGTAAAAAAATCTGCTCCTATTCCAATTCCTGCACAAGATATAATATGTCTTGGAATTAATTATTCAGCTCATGCAGAAGAATCAGCACGATATAAAAAAGAAGCTTTTGAAAAAGATAGAAAATATCCTGTTTATTTTTCAAAACGTGTTAACAATGCAACGACTGATGGTGATATTATTCCATTATATGATGGATTAGTGGACAGCCTTGATTATGAATGTGAACTAGCTGTTATCATTGGTAAAGATGCAAAGAACGTATCTTCTGATAATGCTTATGACTATGTATTTGGGTATACAATAATGAATGATGTGAGCGCAAGAAACTTACAGACAAGGCATAAACAATGGTATTTTGGAAAAAGTCTTGATGGATTTACGCCTATGGGGCCATGGATTGTTACAAAAGATGAATTTAATGAACCTCCTGTTTTAAAAATATGCTCAAGAGTTAATGGAGAATTAAGACAAAATAGTGTAACAGATTTAATGATTACAACTATATCAGATGCAATATCTGAATTATCTCAAGGAATGACCTTAAAAGCTGGTACTATAATTGCTATGGGTACTCCTGCTGGTGTAGGAATGGGATTTCAACCTCCAAAATTCTTAAAATCAGGTGATATTGTTGAGTGTGAAATTGAAGGCATAGGTTGTATCAAAAATACGGTAAGGTGA